The following proteins come from a genomic window of Populus nigra chromosome 6, ddPopNigr1.1, whole genome shotgun sequence:
- the LOC133695925 gene encoding uncharacterized protein LOC133695925: MEELLNNKKRVRDDSFELELDLPEVKKIREDLLGIIDDSDPDSLGQDLDSVMKSFEQEISACSSSPVPVVDLTSESGESRPDLGYLLEASDDELGLPPSINSSSGEVKGEEETELVRVDSAESSGIVGEIWGFEDQIPTYDSFGLGAGEVDYNSRYVAFDDGLFEYSNACFDSTEFVDLSWRFGGMPAE; the protein is encoded by the coding sequence ATGGAAGAGCTGCTAAACAATAAAAAGCGAGTCAGGGATGACTCGTTCGAGTTGGAGTTGGATTTGCCGGAGGTGAAGAAAATCAGAGAGGATTTATTGGGTATCATCGATGATTCCGACCCTGACTCACTGGGTCAGGATCTTGACTCCGTCATGAAGAGTTTTGAGCAAGAGATATCCGCGTGTTCATCATCTCCGGTGCCCGTCGTCGACCTGACGTCCGAATCCGGCGAGTCCCGGCCGGATCTAGGCTACCTTCTAGAAGCTTCTGATGATGAGCTCGGCTTGCCCCCGTCCATTAATTCCTCGAGCGGGGAGGTCAAGGGTGAAGAAGAGACCGAGTTGGTCCGAGTTGACTCGGCCGAGTCATCCGGAATCGTTGGGGAGATATGGGGGTTTGAGGACCAGATTCCGACTTATGACTCGTTCGGGCTGGGAGCAGGGGAAGTTGATTATAATAGCAGGTACGTGGCGTTCGATGATGGATTGTTCGAGTACTCTAATGCTTGCTTCGACTCGACCGAGTTTGTGGATTTGTCGTGGCGGTTCGGGGGCATGCCGGCTGAGTAA